From a region of the Candidatus Methylomirabilis sp. genome:
- a CDS encoding response regulator, with protein sequence MAGEKVLVVDDEPLIAQMLTDRLQELYVDVLRASNGVEALEMAWEHVPDLILLDVMMPKIDGFEVAKILKENPRTATIPIIFLTALSQVKDKVRGLQLGAEDYVTKPFHFDELLVRVKKVLRKSEAEKSEKGGGGSAGVKGKLRDMSLVNLIQFLELEKKTGILSIVSEGRAGHLYFQDGKVVNALQGNLRGEGAVYRLLSWSDGDFELESLGTTPPTGPAQISRGNQSLIMEGLRRVDETARLAKQLPPLTARLKASPRLRQMLAGKKLAPDLERFLGLFDGSRDIHAVIEESGIDDLKALENVHKLHSKAMLEKV encoded by the coding sequence ATGGCGGGTGAGAAGGTCCTGGTGGTCGACGACGAGCCGCTCATCGCCCAGATGCTCACCGACCGCCTGCAGGAGCTCTACGTGGACGTCCTCAGGGCGAGCAACGGGGTGGAGGCGCTCGAGATGGCCTGGGAGCACGTCCCCGATCTCATCCTCCTGGATGTCATGATGCCGAAGATCGATGGGTTCGAGGTGGCCAAGATCCTGAAGGAGAACCCCCGGACCGCGACCATCCCCATCATCTTCCTCACCGCCCTCTCCCAGGTGAAGGACAAGGTGCGGGGGCTGCAGCTCGGTGCGGAGGATTACGTCACGAAGCCCTTCCACTTCGACGAGCTCCTGGTCCGGGTCAAGAAGGTCCTGCGGAAGTCGGAGGCGGAGAAGTCCGAGAAGGGCGGGGGGGGGAGTGCCGGCGTCAAGGGGAAGCTCCGGGACATGAGCCTCGTCAACCTCATCCAGTTCCTGGAGCTGGAGAAAAAGACCGGCATTCTCAGCATCGTCTCGGAGGGGCGCGCGGGGCACCTCTACTTCCAGGACGGCAAGGTCGTGAACGCCCTGCAGGGAAACCTGCGGGGAGAGGGGGCGGTCTACCGGCTCCTGAGCTGGAGCGACGGGGACTTCGAGCTGGAGTCGCTGGGGACCACCCCCCCCACCGGCCCCGCGCAGATCAGCCGGGGCAACCAGTCCCTCATCATGGAGGGACTGCGCCGCGTGGATGAGACCGCCCGCCTGGCCAAGCAGCTGCCGCCGCTCACCGCCCGGCTCAAGGCCAGCCCCCGACTTCGCCAGATGCTTGCAGGCAAGAAGCTGGCCCCCGATCTGGAGCGGTTCCTGGGCCTCTTCGACGGGAGCCGGGACATCCACGCCGTCATCGAGGAAAGCGGCATCGACGACCTGAAGGCCCTCGAGAACGTCCACAAGCTCCACAGCAAGGCGATGCTGGAGAAGGTCTAG
- a CDS encoding transglycosylase SLT domain-containing protein, with product MTEGTGQAKPARAILLALALLLPGPSPSVDSPPSPDPAATFADALEAVAEGDCEGVTAQLGPLAGPALPEPLARRVDLLLGICHHRLGRYEEALPHLRAAAAASPEVADYALLAWGEAEQRRGVPQEAIAPLARLLATYPESPLVEPALLLLAESQATALDLHAATLSLRQYLAQFGTSPRAPTGRLLLARVRLRAGDPAEALPLLLELWREEPGSRAGDEAAALLEALGAPVAVTATDLFARARGLYRIEAFSQAVEALVPFATAPGPHREEAQYLLGQSYFRLREYPEAARQLAAAASRGGPHQARALFWAARARTRGGDPAGANTLLQRLVVLRPTHPLADDALFLLAENLEDLGRRQEALEAFARLERTYPDGEFADAALWRRAWTHIRDGRVGQARPLLKTLAGRRASPYATQALFWEGRLLEAAGDREEARQRFQSAAEGAGGDYYAARARELLASHGSPASPDPPRPAAAPVDPPGDHPRLATARELSALRLWDEATEEYWLLVRTHPGDRGLQQEAVEAFLRARRFDRVLWIARRILLTAYRQNPLALPLPAFWELLYPLAYWDAVQELSAARGVDPHLVAAVMREESAFGSAAVSRAGARGLMQLMPATARRVARALALPDPHPEGLHAPTVNLTLGTAYLAQVLEDFGGNLPLALAAYNAGPQAVRRWLQEIPAADPDRFIEAIPYAETREYVKRVLASYHRYQALYAQAPAAPPEPPAAEPGRTPQD from the coding sequence ATGACGGAAGGAACCGGGCAGGCCAAGCCGGCGCGCGCGATCCTCCTGGCCCTTGCCCTTCTCCTCCCGGGCCCCTCCCCGTCGGTGGACTCGCCCCCCTCCCCGGACCCTGCGGCCACCTTTGCCGACGCCCTGGAGGCCGTGGCGGAGGGAGATTGCGAGGGGGTCACCGCGCAGCTCGGCCCCCTGGCCGGCCCGGCGCTGCCGGAACCCCTCGCCCGCCGGGTCGATCTCCTCCTCGGGATCTGCCACCATCGCCTCGGCCGCTACGAGGAGGCGCTGCCGCACCTCCGGGCCGCGGCCGCAGCCTCCCCGGAGGTGGCCGACTACGCCCTGCTCGCCTGGGGCGAGGCCGAGCAGCGCCGCGGCGTCCCCCAGGAGGCCATTGCCCCCCTCGCCCGGCTCCTGGCTACCTACCCCGAGAGCCCTCTGGTCGAGCCCGCCCTCCTCCTCCTCGCGGAGAGCCAGGCGACCGCCCTCGACCTGCACGCCGCCACCCTGAGCCTCCGGCAGTACCTGGCGCAGTTCGGGACCTCCCCGCGCGCCCCCACGGGCCGCCTCCTGCTGGCCCGCGTCCGGCTCCGGGCGGGGGATCCGGCGGAAGCCCTTCCGCTTCTGCTCGAGCTCTGGCGGGAGGAGCCGGGGAGCAGAGCGGGCGACGAGGCCGCGGCGCTCCTCGAGGCCCTCGGAGCCCCCGTGGCCGTCACGGCGACCGACCTGTTCGCCCGCGCCCGGGGGCTGTACCGGATCGAGGCCTTCAGTCAGGCGGTGGAGGCCCTGGTCCCCTTCGCCACCGCGCCGGGCCCCCACCGGGAGGAGGCCCAATACCTGCTGGGGCAGAGCTACTTCCGCCTCCGGGAGTACCCCGAGGCCGCGCGGCAGCTGGCGGCAGCCGCCTCCCGCGGGGGCCCCCACCAGGCGCGCGCCCTCTTCTGGGCGGCTCGGGCCCGGACCCGCGGGGGCGACCCCGCCGGGGCCAACACCCTCCTGCAGCGGCTCGTGGTTCTCAGACCGACCCACCCCCTCGCTGACGACGCACTCTTCTTGCTGGCAGAGAACCTGGAGGACCTGGGGCGGCGCCAGGAGGCGCTCGAGGCGTTCGCCCGCTTGGAGCGGACCTACCCTGACGGGGAGTTCGCCGACGCCGCGCTCTGGCGGCGGGCCTGGACGCACATCCGGGACGGTCGCGTGGGGCAGGCCCGGCCCCTCCTCAAAACCCTCGCAGGGCGGCGGGCCTCCCCGTACGCCACCCAGGCCCTCTTCTGGGAGGGGCGCCTCCTGGAGGCCGCGGGGGATCGGGAAGAGGCGCGGCAGCGCTTCCAAAGCGCAGCAGAGGGGGCAGGGGGGGACTACTATGCGGCGCGGGCGCGGGAGCTCCTCGCGTCCCACGGCAGCCCGGCCTCGCCCGACCCGCCCCGGCCGGCCGCGGCCCCCGTGGATCCCCCCGGGGACCACCCTCGCCTCGCCACCGCCCGCGAACTGAGCGCCCTGCGCCTCTGGGATGAGGCGACGGAGGAGTACTGGCTCCTCGTCCGCACCCACCCCGGGGACCGGGGGTTGCAGCAGGAGGCCGTCGAGGCATTCCTGCGGGCTCGCCGGTTCGACCGGGTCCTCTGGATCGCCCGGCGGATCCTGCTGACCGCCTACCGCCAGAATCCGCTGGCCCTCCCGCTCCCCGCGTTCTGGGAGTTGCTCTACCCCCTCGCCTACTGGGACGCGGTCCAGGAGCTCTCCGCGGCCCGCGGCGTGGATCCCCACCTGGTTGCCGCCGTGATGCGAGAGGAGAGCGCCTTCGGCTCCGCAGCCGTCTCCCGAGCCGGGGCCCGAGGCCTGATGCAACTGATGCCGGCCACCGCCCGGCGCGTCGCCCGCGCCCTCGCCCTGCCGGATCCCCACCCCGAGGGACTGCACGCGCCGACGGTGAACCTCACGCTGGGCACCGCCTACCTGGCGCAGGTCCTCGAGGACTTCGGGGGGAACCTGCCGCTCGCGCTGGCCGCCTACAACGCCGGCCCGCAGGCGGTCCGGCGTTGGCTCCAGGAGATCCCGGCCGCCGACCCGGACCGCTTCATCGAGGCCATCCCCTACGCCGAGACCAGGGAATACGTGAAACGGGTCCTGGCCAGCTACCACCGGTACCAGGCGCTGTACGCTCAGGCGCCTGCGGCACCGCCCGAGCCCCCGGCGGCGGAACCCGGCCGCACTCCCCAGGACTGA